In Streptomyces nodosus, one DNA window encodes the following:
- a CDS encoding acyltransferase family protein, whose translation MRGLDGLRGLAALYVVLFHCWLYTFPGYPDSSAPAWLDVLMFGRVAVVFFLVLSGFSLAISPTRHGWRSEGVAPFLRRRAWRILPPYWAALAMSLAISWFVVPASHYGPPTGASILVYGLVAQDMFTAPTPNGAFWSIGVETELYLLFPLLLFVRRRFSAAVLAACVTLPVIAHGLMAAGASPVEGDNWLTPHLAPVFVAGMLGAGIVAASDRVQRLPWGWFAVLAALPVLALGFIQGSVWTVNHYFWIDLALAPAMTMLLAAVATGRPAILVRLLTARPVRSLGGFSYSLYLIHLPIVMAVIRRAAPHFVSPGLPTFWFTLILALPVSVLGAWLFSRIFEMPFKRNRSWKTMIRGPRNGIR comes from the coding sequence GTGCGGGGTCTGGACGGCCTTCGCGGCCTGGCGGCACTGTATGTGGTCCTGTTCCACTGCTGGTTGTACACGTTCCCGGGCTACCCCGACAGTTCGGCGCCCGCGTGGCTGGATGTGCTGATGTTCGGGCGCGTCGCCGTCGTCTTCTTCCTGGTGCTGTCCGGCTTCTCCCTGGCGATCTCGCCGACGCGTCACGGCTGGCGGTCGGAGGGCGTCGCCCCGTTCCTGCGGCGACGCGCCTGGCGCATCCTGCCTCCCTATTGGGCGGCGCTGGCCATGAGCCTGGCCATTTCCTGGTTCGTGGTACCGGCTTCGCATTACGGCCCGCCCACCGGCGCGTCCATTCTGGTGTACGGCCTCGTCGCTCAGGACATGTTCACCGCCCCGACTCCGAACGGAGCGTTCTGGTCGATCGGAGTGGAGACCGAACTCTATCTCCTCTTTCCCCTCCTCCTGTTTGTCCGGCGGCGGTTCAGCGCCGCGGTCCTGGCCGCATGCGTGACGCTTCCGGTGATCGCCCATGGGCTGATGGCGGCCGGCGCGTCCCCCGTGGAGGGTGACAACTGGCTCACTCCCCATCTCGCTCCCGTGTTCGTCGCAGGCATGCTGGGCGCAGGGATCGTCGCTGCCTCGGACCGAGTTCAGCGCTTGCCATGGGGGTGGTTCGCCGTACTGGCCGCTCTGCCTGTCCTCGCTCTCGGGTTCATCCAGGGTTCTGTGTGGACGGTGAACCACTACTTCTGGATAGACCTCGCCCTTGCTCCGGCCATGACGATGCTGCTTGCCGCGGTCGCCACCGGCAGGCCCGCCATCCTCGTACGGCTCCTGACCGCGCGACCTGTCCGGAGTCTCGGTGGTTTCTCCTACAGTCTCTACCTGATCCATCTGCCGATCGTCATGGCCGTGATCCGCCGGGCAGCCCCGCATTTCGTCTCGCCCGGCCTGCCCACGTTCTGGTTCACGCTCATCCTGGCCCTGCCGGTCTCGGTGCTCGGCGCATGGCTGTTCTCCCGGATCTTCGAGATGCCCTTCAAGCGGAACAGATCGTGGAAAACCATGATCCGCGGACCGCGGAACGGCATCCGGTAG